DNA sequence from the Gopherus evgoodei ecotype Sinaloan lineage chromosome 3, rGopEvg1_v1.p, whole genome shotgun sequence genome:
ccaaaccggCACGTAAGATGCAGCCTCCCTTCCTGCATCACAGCTGCACCCATTGCTCTAAGGAACAGTAAACTCCCTTTCCCTCAAGCATGGAGGGAAACTCCTTATAGAGATCAGCTTCATCTGACTGCTGTGACCTGCCAGGTGCTTTGCTCTAGTCTAGTTCCTTGTAAACATGCAGAGCTGCTGCTACTACTCAAACTGCCCCTCATTGTGAAGGACTGGACAGGTACAAGATCAGAGAGAGGCCTCTTGTCCAGTTCAGTGGTGTCTGAAAGATAACGGACAATGGCTGTTTGACCTCAGGCCACTTCCTACTGGTGGCTAGGTAGCCTCATTATACAAATCACCCCTTGTTAAAGGCCAAGgcctgaatgggccatggagatggAATGCCTCCCTCATTTTCTGGAGAATGGGATGGGTGAGTGGTTATAAAGACAGCTGGTACTGCCAGTGCTGTACCTGTTCTATACGTGGTGGTCTGCAGGACTCTGTCTAGCACCTGTCACCTGCCACTAACTTCACATGGGAAATACAAAGGTGGGGTTGGgtttaaggcctagtctacactagggtGCTGGTGGGGtttgatgtaagatacacaacttcagctacaggagcagcgtaactgaagtcgacgtatcttattttgatttacctcctgtcctcatagCATGGGATCGACGGCTGTGgatcccccatcgactccgcttccgcctctcaccctggtggagttctggagtcaacgggaACGCGCTCAGGtatcgatttatcgcgtccagatgagacacgataaatcaatacCTACCCACCcatccagcgggtagtgtggacCTAACCTTAGTGTcacttccccagctgggctcctgaCTCTTCCCTGTGGCCAGCTGAATCAGGACTGTGGGCAGAACTCCATACACAGCTCAAGCTTTGGCAGCTATCCTGCAGCCACACAGTAGGCTGCTTTAATAGGTGTATTTTGCTGTCTCCTACGTAATACACTGTTGCCTGTGCAGAAGCAGTTAATGATCTTTACACTGCATCTAGTACAGATCCATCCCTCCCCGATCGCTGCTGCTGATTCCAGGTGGATAACCCCTGTGGACTGGGAAGGGACTTTGGCAGCTGGCAGGTGAGAGTGCAAGATAGATAGGGAGCACACAGGGTAGTTCAGAGCCTAGTGCACCTGTCTGAAGGAGCATGTGAATTCTGATTAATGCTAATTTTGTGCCACTCAGACTGAGATCTCAACATGCTTTGTGAAGAtgggtggggatcactgcccctGTTTGACAAAGGGGAACTGAGGGGCAGAGACAGTAGATTGCTGCTAAGAGCACacagcacagaacccaggagtcctgaatacTGATTTTCTGCTTTACTAGATCCAAGTCCAAAGTAGGAGTCTTGTCCTCTCCCTTGCAGTATTTTTCTGAAGCAGCTGTAAGCTAGTAGCATTTGACATGCAAGCCCCTACCCTGTGATGGGTTCCTAGAGTAGGATTTCACTTTTTGAAGGGGTGTTTAGCATGGCAATGGGTCTGCTGCATGCACCCTGGTGAACAGTCCCTGCACTGCTGCCACTTGGGAATCCAGTCTCTTCAGGGACCATTGTGTTGCTAGCTCACTTGACAAGGGGAGGTTAAACTGCTAGAAGTGCTTACTTGTTAAGCAGCTCAGTGGTGATCCTGTTTGTTCTGAGTGCAGCAGCAGAACGCTCCAGCTGTGACATCTTTTCTGGTGCTGCTAGAGGAGTCTGGATGGGGTAATCTAATCCACTGTCCTGCATTTGTTAGTTCCCTAAGGCCAGCTCTGTATGAATCTGCTTTACCCAGCTGAGCCCCTGCGATCTTACTTTAACACTGAAGTTATGAGTGTTAGCCCATGGCTGAGTCCTAATTCTCAACTCCCACAAGCCCTGCTTGCTTAGTGCACAGTGTCCCCTCCAATTGCCCTCTGCTTGGTGACAATTTGTGGATCTGGCGCTCTCTCAGATGTGTCCTGGAGAAAGGATAAGTGCTAACCCAGAAAAGGATTTGCCTATTAGTTCCATGCTatcccagctgctgccagcatcccccaccctgcccaaagTGGGTGATaggccaggggcaggcaaactttttggcctgagggccacatcaggtttcagaaattgcATGGAGGGCTGGTAAGGGGCGGGGGTTgtgcccccaggactcctgccccatccacacgcCCCcggacccctgctgccccatccaacccctcctctcattcctgatggcccccctccgactcctgccccatccaaccaccccttctccttgtcccctgacttccccccccgccaccccatccaagccacccttctccctgactgcccccctgggatccctgcccccattcaaccccctattccccccctgccccctatccacatcAGCACAACCTGACCACCACCcaaaactcccctgcccccttaccacgctgcctggagcactggtggctggcagcgctacagctgcactgcccggctggagcctggccatgctgctgccactgcgcagcacagacaccaggtcaggccgggctttgcagctgtgctgtcccaggagctcacagccccactgcccagagcattgtgccagcgagctgaggctgtgggggagggggtgagcctcccgggccaggagataAGGGACCATCCTGCTCAGccccccgggccatagtttgcccacccctttgaTAGGCCAATCCTTGCTGCTGCCTGGGACGAAGTCAGGAAGGAAGAGACCAAGCTCTTCGACAGGTTGTAAACCTTACGCCAGGCTttgctgagcccagcctggcctgTGCTATTTAGTTATTCAGACTGAGGTtgcatggggggggggtggtATCAAAGGCCCCCTTGTGATGGATACAGTACCCAGCACAAGACACATGGCAGCTTTCTATGCAGCTTCCCTGCCTGCATGGCAGAAACCCAGCTGTGCGTTTGACACAGCAGCTGATCTGTGCAGAGTCCCAAGGAGGgaacccagccaggagctccctcgcTCTGGGAAAGCCCCACACGGTCACTCACTTCAAGGAGTCTGGGTCTACATGAAGGACAAGCCTGTTTGAGAATCAATCTCAGAGATGCAGCAGTGGCGTCTCAGGAATCTTCTGCTGATGTCTCTGCCCAGGGAGGAACTGGGAACAGTGTGCGTTGACTAACAACCACAGCAACTCTAATCAGCAAGCTACAACGTACCGGCACAGGTTGTTACAGGCAGACCCTGACACTGCAAGGGAATAAGTGTCGTCCCCATTGACCATTGATGTCAAGGAGCAGGGAGAACACGCTGCcctctttcaggatcaggcctcagTCCACAGGTAAGACTCAGATGAATCTAACTAAGCCTTGGGTCAGAACCTCATGAGGGGACAAGTTTAAGAGTTGTGTGTGGCTACAACAACCTCAattctgccagcagggggcagcctaATGCCACAGTTCCTGTGCAGTACACCCAGAAGAGAGGGAGGAACACACACTTCCTGGCTAGAGATTGGAATAGaaagtgcaggggactgcaccACATACAAAGCGGGAGGCAGGGGGGTGTCATCCAGCAGCTGACTCATGGTGCATGCCTAGAGTACTTGGGAGGGGCTCCAGCTACACCACATTCACATTAGTCCATTGAGGGGATGGGTATAGGATGAGGAGGGAAGGATGCTCAGCCTTCCCCTACCTGGCTCTGGCCTTGAGCTACTCCAGACCTGAGCCACTAGAGATGGGGCAGACACTCACATGAGCAGAAGCCTCCCTGATGGTTTTCTACTGTGCATTTGGAAGAGGTTTCAGTtgaactgaattttattttttgaacctCTGTGGTGACACTCAAGCTGAGGCCGATTTGCTGGCCAAAACTTTCAAGAGACTGTAGGGATTTTAGGTCCCCAACTTGAGATGgccttaaaggggcctggtttCCAGAGGACAGGTGCGCAGCACTTCCTGCAGAGCCAGACCCCTTTAACGGGCCTCAGGCTGGTCCCTGCTGTGCGAACCTGAGGCAGGAGCCTGCTCTCAGATTAAAAGCAGCTGAATAGATCTGCCTCAACTTCTCCCTCAGTCACCTTTTGGCTGAGCAAAATCagagagtggggcaggagcttAAGTGGGAAGCTGAGTGCAGTGCAGACTCTGGCCATTCTGCCCAGCCGCTGCTCACTCTGAGCATCTATATTTAAAGACGGCCTTACCATAGGTTTCAGCTTTGGTCACaagcaggcttctctctctctccagtgacTTTCTGTAATGAGAAGCGACAGCCTTGTCACACGCCGGCAAATGCTATTGCTCTGCACAAGCTCATATGCTGTACGGTGGTGGAAAGCCTCTGCCCCAGAAGAGGAGTTCTGGGCTGTACACAGAATGAGACCATTGACCTTTCTCCCAGGGAGGCTGGCAGCTTATCATCCCCCTACTGCATATGGGGAGGGACCACAGGGTTAGATgtcttcctccctggagactgcTGTGCATGAATGGTGGCTAAGACTCCCGCTTCCAGGGCAGCCTGTCTCAACACTGGAATGGTGCTGCAGGGTTGGCTAAAAAGCATCTCCCAGCTGGCTTTCCAAGTGCCTTTCCAATTAGCTGGGATAGCTGCTCCCTCTGGAGCAAGAGGCTCTGGTGTCTTCCCCAGGAATAGGCAGGGCCTTGTACACGGAGTGATCACATCCCAGGGAAGGCAGTGAGGAAAATGCCCAAAGGCTGGGCTGTTCTGAATGCTTAGGGGAAGCAAGGAAAAGCAGCACCTGGCCCTGGGAATGGGGCATGTGCATGGGGAGGCTCAGGTCTGTCAAAACACCACTGAACACAAATAAGCTTCTGCACTGTCACAGCTGGTCTCACTCACacctggagcctcccctgccccctcccaaaaaaGGAGGCATTTGCTTTGGTGCAGAGCCTGGAAGAGAACCCCACACTCCCTGACTCTGCCCAACAGATCACAGTCCCCATGTTGTTCCCACATTTCAGAGCCAAAGACTGAAGAAAAATTCTTCCCACCCATTTCCAAGGCCCCCATTTTGCACAAACTCCCCAATGGCTCAGGCAAAGGAGCTGTGTCTGGTTGCAGTAAGAACCAGCTGCATCACACAGAATTCAGGGTGATTGAAAACCTGTATCTTCAGCTGCACAATGATTTAAAGGCCTGaaagctgctgcagctctgaggAGTGGGGTGTAAACAAACATACACCAACAAATGATCTAtctccctgctccaagcaggctCTGTGGCATTGTGTCATAGGGCTGTTTGTTCCCCTGTGGGATAAAGCAGGACTTCAAAGCTGGATCCAAGCCTTACTGTACAGTTAGTTAAGGGGAGAAAGAAGGGCTGTAATAAGGCAGGGTGCATTAATaggaggagaggaaaagaagGACCCTGAAATACATCTGGGGAAAAGGAAATGCAGAGTGCAGCCCAGGAGGAAATGAGAAGAGATGTTTAAACTGCCTGATTCTGAAGTAGCTGAGCTGCTGTATCACTGTTTACAAACCTGCCTAGCTAGAAAAATCAAGGGGAAAGGCTCTCATGCTTAGGAGGGAAATGAGACTGTTTAAAAAGCATGGCCAAGCTGAACACATGCAGCTCTGCAGGACTGAATGACACAGAGCCCCAGGCAATGAAACCCCAAACTTACTATGAATCCAGTTGGGCTTTAGTTGGAGGGTGGGGACAGCAAAATTGGAAAGCAGACTATCCCGCTGACTTAGGCTCACCGAGTCAATAGCTTCCCTCATGGGACAAACAGTAAAAAATCTGGAGATGGCTAGACGTTAGCAAAAGCATGAGTGGCCAAGCTCAGTCACTTCCTTGGTAGAAGACTGAGTGGATGTTGCAGACTCGGGCACCTCTCCTGACACATTGAGCCTTATCACCTAGATTGGGAACTGGCTGAACTCAGGGTAATGATAAGTGGCAATACATTGAATCTGAGGGCAGGGGAGATAGTCAGTGGGTCACTGTAAGGCTGGGGCTTCTGGTCACATCATTAATAGAAACAGACCGACTAATCTCAGGGAGGGTAGAGAAGGTGCTGGGTGATGTGACATACACGGAAAAGCTTAACCTAGGACAAAAAGTTTTGTGAGATAAGGACTgaaagtggggagagaggagacagaactctctgagaaaggagagaaattgAGCCTGGTAACCTATGGGGGAAACTAGGAGTTATGGGGAGAAACCAAGCCCAGGAACATTTAGGCTGAATAGAAGAACTTAATGGCAAGTCTGAGACTGGAAGAGTTTCTCAAGGGAAGAGGTAAAAGCACATTGCTTGGGACACCTAGAACTTGACTGAGCTCTGGAGAATAGATTAGCTGGACCAATGGGCTGATAGGATCTAGTTGGCAGGCTGCTCTCTTCCTGTGCCTAGACTTGATGGCTCAGTTTCCCTGTTAGGAGGGGAGCAACAGGCTGCTAACAAATGGGAAGAAAAGGGTCTCGGCAGGGACATGACTGAGGTTGGGTGATCACATTCAGGGAAAGGCTCTGCCTATAGCACTACTAGGGTTAGGGGAGCAAGTTACAGCAAGGTTCCATTCGAGTGTGGAAATGGAAACTAACCATCTCACTGCATGGTTGAGACACACAGTTAGGTCCACTCTAGGCTATCACCAGGATCTGCAACCGGGTCCCCATGCAAACATGCACGGTGGATGGAGTCAAATTTCAGTCCCCTTGGGATCATTCTGACTGGATTCCACCTAGCATTTGGTTTAGAGCACCTTGAATATTCAGCACACACTAGCTACTGCACCTCTGAACTCACATGGTCTAAGCAAGATCAGCTGCATGCTGCTACCCAGAACACCTGTCCAGCTCACACAGCTGTTTCCTATTAGTGCTGGGGTCCAAACTCTGGAAGCAAATTGGACTGGGCATTGCTTGGGCTGCATGCACAGAGGGTTTGCAAACAGGGAAGCGGAAGCCAAATTCAGCACTCTGACCATGtcaccccccacctccatggaagagagagaaaaccagTTCTCTCCATCCTTAAACAAGCTCCAAATCGGGGGCCCAGCTTGGCAACAGAGGTTTTACTGAGTATTCCCAACAAAGCTAACTGTCAGTGGTTTGCATGAGCACACAGCAGCCTGCAGCATCGCTATCCAGGtttgaatagaggggaatcacCAGTACCTTCCTTCAGGACTGAGCTCCTCTCTGCGCAGCTTAAGGTCTACCTCCTCCATGCTTTGTCTGCAGAGGGACAGCTTCTCCTCCAGGCCATCAATCTGAAACACACAGCAGCAGCCACAATAATCACTGGCATCTGACTTCTCTCCACAGCCCAGCAGCTCCGGGCCTCCCAGCTCAGGAGAAGGGATGGCAGCCCCACTACAGT
Encoded proteins:
- the CCDC167 gene encoding coiled-coil domain-containing protein 167 isoform X1 → MRFSREKWEVETQSSEHIQNREMQIDGLEEKLSLCRQSMEEVDLKLRREELSPEGRKSLERERSLLVTKAETYELHQGERRKRSRWGIHSRRSHAMRTGERELKVLRQENRKNAAIALAIVLLIIVVYSCWTM
- the CCDC167 gene encoding coiled-coil domain-containing protein 167 isoform X6 — translated: MRFSREKWEVETQSSEHIQNREMQIDGLEEKLSLCRQSMEEVDLKLRREELSPEGRKSLERERSLLVTKAETYDPDSLK
- the CCDC167 gene encoding coiled-coil domain-containing protein 167 isoform X5, translated to MRFSREKWEVETQSSEHIQNREMQIDGLEEKLSLCRQSMEEVDLKLRREELSPEGRKSLERERSLLVTKAETYGLMDHEDWWPYNKSN
- the CCDC167 gene encoding coiled-coil domain-containing protein 167 isoform X4 — encoded protein: MVKKRDGLSVAQEIDGLEEKLSLCRQSMEEVDLKLRREELSPEGRKSLERERSLLVTKAETYERELKVLRQENRKNAAIALAIVLLIIVVYSCWTM